The genomic interval GAGCTTTCGATCTAGCTCAACTCGAAGGGCGCTCAGCCAAACGGGGTGGGGTGGGGCTAATCCCAATGCAACTGGCTACAACAAGCTGCTGTAACACCATGCAGCAACTCAGAGCACGGTCTGAAAATGGCTGAATCTCACCAGTTAACTTGAAAGGATAACCACAATTGGCTTAACGGAAACTTTCTAGAGCGATTGCTGGACGCTGTTGAGCAGGCTTAATTTGATGTTTGACCAGATTGGCTAAATCCTGAAGCTGGCTGATGGCTTCGGCTCCTTCCAGTTTCATCAGTTCACGATCGTCCCGCATTTCAGTCCAGGTGATCCCGTAATCAGAAACCAGGAAACGGATCAGGTGGTTGTCACCCAAACTCACCATGAAGGATGCACTATTCATCTGCCCACCACAGGTGTAGCAAGATGCAAGGTACCCCTGACGCTCTAGAACGATGGCAAGCGCCTGAAGATTCATGACGAGATCTTGCACAAATTGACGATGTTGCTCTGCAAGTCTTAGGAACACGGTTGTCCTCCTATCACCACACCTAATTCTAAACCCATTTTAATAATTTCTTAAGAATCTAGCTTGAATTTATAGAGATTCAGCCTCAGTGTTCAGGGAAGAACCTCTGAGAGTGTTGCTTTGCCCTTAGCTAAGGGTAGCGAACTGAATCAGAAAGTCAGTATCGGTAGAAACAATACCAACGAGGTTAAAAGGTAGACGAAAACAATGAATTAAAGTTCCCAAAAATCAGTTCGCCTACTCTATCAAATTCCTAGTCGCCCTGAACAGCGCTCAACTGTCCAGGCAGCTAGCAATTTCAAAATAGGTAAGCAGGTGAACCTATCTAGGTTGAGTCTGCCTCACAAATCGCGGAAGGAACCAGAATTACAAACTTATCTACATTTCTTTGTAATTCTAGTAATTTATTCAAAGTTCTTTATGCTAGAGCGACTAGCTTAACCAGAATTCTAGTTTACTTGCCACCATCCAAAGGCAGGTCCGACGAAGCGAATCACAATCCAATACACAACCAGAAACCCGATCCCCACCCAGGCTCCTCTGGTTGTTAATTTAACAAATTGCTCGCCTTGAGTTTTGGTGATAGGAAACCAGGGAAAGATTCTGGCTTCTTGCCCATATTTTTCTCCGAGTGCATCCTTTCGCCGCTTTGATTCGCCCATCGTCGAATACCAGAATGATTGACCTTTATGAATCATAGCGTTAAGCAGAGCTTGAATATTGCAAGTCTTGCGTATTTTAATTAAAACCTTGGAGGTTTAAGTCATTACCTTGATCCCAAGGCTTAATTTCTGGTTAAAATCTTCAGGGTTTGCGTCAATCCCCTATCCCATTCCTTGAATGGGGATTCAAACGCCTGTTTTTCTTTGAGAGGTAGGGGGGCAGGAGGAGACAGCCGACTGGATACTGAATTTTGGCTGCTTGATTCGAGATTTCCACTAAAGTAAATAATCCGGCTGGGAGAATAGGCTGGCATCTAGATAATTAAGTCGTGCTAGCGGATTGAGTGCGGCTAGAACTTGATGCCCATAGTTACGATGAATAACCCGACTATCTAGAAGGGCAACGATCCCTTGATTTTCGCGAATGGGGGCGATCGCTCGCTGAAGTTCACTTAAAGCTTCTGGCAATAGATAAAGCCGAAACCAGTCTTGTCGCTGGTGTTTGTAGTAGGCAACCCTGCCTGCAACCAGGGGATTTTCTAGGGAGGGAATGGGCAGGGTGGCGATTGCCAACAACTGGGGCGCGGGCAAAACACTTTGATGTTGTCGCCAGTACTCCCATCCTGTGACAAGCACGCCATTTTCATCTAAACAGGTTCGTTCGACCTGTACCCGCGAACCAAATTCAGAGGCTAGAACAGACCCCACCTGGGCTTTCAATGGAACATCTCCAACCAGGAGTACGGTCAATCCCTGGGCGCTGGAACTGACCCGAAGCAGAGTGTGCATTTCTTGAATGAGTGCCTGTTGGAACTCTGGGGTGTTGGGCATGGGGAGCCGATCGGGCAGATAGAGTTGAATTAACTCATCCTGGCGATCGGAGGAAAACTTAAGACAGGTGAGATCGTCTAGACCCATGCGCTGGCGGTACACTAAGGCCTCTGTGTCCAGATCCAATGCACCACCAATCAAAACCACAGGTTGGCGCGACCAAATAGGATTTAAAGCAGAGGCAACTTCAACAGGACCGCAGTTAAGCGAGAACTGCCCCTGACGGCGGACAATTTCAGCCCAAAGCAATTGATTTTTGGATTGGAGAGATTGCCAGAAATTTTTCCAGGCGGAGGGCAGGTAGGAGGAGGGAGGATGGGGGATGGAAGTATGGAGATCGTGAAAAAGGGTGTTGAGGATGCTGTGTTCGTAGGGTTCGAGCAGGCAACATTCGTAGGGGTTAGGAGGACGCTGGAAGATCGTTTTGGTCAGCTGGACGCGGGCGTCTCGGATGGCTTCCGTATGAGTGGGGCAAGCCAGCATTAATTCATCCCAGTCACAGGATTGAATTTGGGCTGTAAGCTGGCGATGGGTCCAGATTTCAAGATCATCAACCCCATCAAGAATCGTGGGGATATTGTCAGGAAAGCGCCCCTGCTGACCGAGTCGATCGCTAAGCCAGGAGTCGGGTGTAGTAAGCAGTAATCCTTGAAATTCAGGGTTAGGGAAGCGATCTCCAGTACAGATCGGTTTGGGAGTTTGAATCCACTGGCGCAACTGAGGGATTTCGACCATCAGCAGCCGTTGCTGTACTGCTTCTGTAGCGACTAAAACGACTGGTCCCTGCCACATCAGGATAGAAACCAGGTAGCTGAGCCGATAGCGCCCCTGATACCAGGAGAGGGCATCTGTTTGAATCAGAGCGCTCCGTCCCAACCGCAACGCCCGTGCCACCAGACGTGCCATCGTCAGATGATGGGACCAGTAGGGTTTGCCCTGCTCTCGCAGAAAGGCACGGAGTTGCTGATGAACCTCTACCTCAATCACAAATTTCCAACCCTCGTTTACCAAATGACCTTCATTCTGGCACACTACAGTTCTGATTCAGTGCAGTACGCACTCTTCGCTAGTCTACAGTGGTTTTCTGGGAATGCGGGAAGTTGGAGTAGGGTGATAGAAAGGATAGCTGGGAAGGACAAGGGATGGGGGACAAGGGATCAAAAGACGAAGGATTCCTCCTTTATCTATATCTTTTTGCTTCAGTCTCCTACTGGAATCCTTGAATAAAATTGATGACGGTGCCTGGGGAGAGAGAGACTTCGGGTTGGTTATGCAACAAAACGACGGGAGAACTGATGGGGTCTAGATTTTCGGTCAGTTTTTTGCCAAATAAGGGATGCTTATAAAGATTTAGGGTCTGATTACTTGAATTGATCAATGTGGTTTTAGTGGGTGATTGAAAGAATTTTAATTTTCCAAGGATGTCTAACGATGCCTGGGAAAGTTTGAATTCCTGTGCCCTTTTTGATATCTGGCTGAGGGTTGCATTTAATTGCTGGAAGGGTTCAAAGTGCTGGAGGTGGTTTGCGATCGCCTCGGATTGGATCATCTGAATCAGGGCGATCGCCCGCTTCTGAATTTCTACCCCATCTTGAAACGGCAGCACGACGACACAGGACATGAGAAACAGTTGGTCATTGCTCTCCAACTCGAAGGTGAGGGTGGTTCTGCGGCGGCTGCTTTGAAGATTGGGCGGGCTAAACGAAATTCGGTAGTGTTGGACGATCTGGCGGAAGGCCAGTGCCAGCGCATAATGAGCATCTTGATTTAACGGGGCATCGACCACCAGGCGAACCGCAGGCGGTGTTTCATGGAAAAAAGTCTTGTAATCTTCTGGGGTCAAACGGCAGATATTGCTCTGGTCCCCATTGGGGCTGATATCCACCCAGTCGCAGTGGATACCCTCCGTTTTAATGCCAAATCGGGGAGCTGCGTGCAGTTTCGCGCCTGTCAGCGTGGCTCCACTCAGGTCGGCTCCTGCCCAATCAACCCCAATCAGATTCGCGCGGGTCAGGTCTACATGCACCAGGGTTGTTTCTAATAGTGTTGAATTGCTGAGATTTGCCCCGGTCAGGTTTGCGCCACTGAGTTTTGCGCCACTCAGGTCTGCCCCACTCAGGTCAGCGCCACTCAGGTCAGCCCAACGCAAGTTTGCCTGACTCAGGTTAGCTCCCTTCAGGTTGGCACGGCTGAGATTTGCCTGCCTCAGTTCGGTGTTGCTCAGGTCTGCCCCACTAAAATCCGTACTGCTCAGATCTGCCCCATGCAGATTCGTTCCCGTTAAATTTGCGGCGGTCAAGTTTGCCCATTTAAGATCAGCCCGACTGAGATTGGCATTGGACAGGTTGGTGGCTCTCAGTTTGGCATCTTTAAGATCTGCACCACTGAAATTCGTTTGGCTGAGGTTTGCGCCGCTTAGATCTGCCCGGCTCAGTTCTGCCCTGACAAAAGATGCCTGGCTGAGTTCGGCTCCACTTAGATCGGCAAGGGTAAGATTTGCAACATTCAGAATAGCTTCGCTCAGATTGGATTTGCTCAGGTTTGCACCGCTGAGTTTGGCAACATTGAGTTTGGCTTTGGTCAGGTTGGCTGAGTTCAGATTCGCTCCGCTCAGATTCGCGACACTCAAGTTTGCACCCGTCAAGTTAACATTGCTTAGACTTGCACCTGTCAGGTTTGCTTCGCTTAAGTTAACGCCGGGAAAGTTGCGATCGCCCGCCGCATATTTTTTCAGAAGTTCCTCAGCTTTCATCAAGGCTCCCTGTAACTGTCCCTAACGTGCCCACTTTTGACCCTAAAGCAGTCTGATAGACCGGATAAAATTCTTTGGTAATGGAGGTGCGCCGGATGAAGATTGGCATTATTGGTTTGGGCTTAATCGGTGGATCGTTGGGATTGGATTTGCGATCGCTGGGGCACCAGGTATTCGGTGTCAGCCGGAAAGCAGAAACCTGTGAGCGGGCAATGGAGCGGGGGGCAGTGGATGATGCCCATACCCATTTTGGTTTAATGCAAGAAACTGACGTGGTTTTTGTGTGTACCCCGCTGGCTGTGATGAAATCGACGGTTACAGAACTGGTTCCCCACCTTTTTGAGGAAACGGTGGTAACAGATGTGGGGTCAGTGAAAGGGTGGGTAGTGGAGGAGATCGCGCCCCTGTGGCCAAATTTTGTCGGGGGGCATCCGATGGCGGGAACGGCTGAGAGTGGAATTGAAGCATCCCAACGAGATCTCTTTAAAGAGGCTGCTTATGTGCTAACGCCAACGGAACAAACGCCACTCAGTGCTGTTCAGCGAGTTGAAGAAATCATTCGTCCCCTGGGCACCCGAATTTATCATTGCCAACCAGCGGAACACGATCGGGCAGTTGCCTGGATTTCCCATCTGCCTGTGATAACCAGTGCCAGTTTAATTGCAGCCTGTTTGCATGAAACCGATCCGGCTGTTTTTGAGCTGGCAACAGCTCTTGCCAGTTCTGGTTTCCGAGATACCAGTCGAGTAGGAGGGGGAAATCCAGAGTTGGGCGTGATGATGGCGCGATATAACAAAGCCGCTCTGGTGCGATCGCTTCACAGCTATCAGAATGTTCTGGCTCAATTGGTTGAACAAATTGAACAGGAAGATTGGGCAAGTTTGGAAACAGTTCTGCAACAGACTCAGGCATCCAGACCAGAGTTTTTGAAATGAAGGATGAAATGGTTGTGTGCATTGATTGATTGAAGTCGATGGTATGAATCAATTAGCCCAATACTTGTTACTTAATCAAGGTTAACGAAGACTTCTATTCAATAGCAAATGGAACGCATTGATTCAGATCTATAGGCTTCTATTTCCCTTGGGGTGGGAGTTCCAGGCTGGGCTTAAAATAATTACTGAAAGGGAAGCTGAATCATTTATCGCAGTCTAGTCACAGGCAATGAATTAAGAATGTTTCCTTATCAATTTAATTTAATATTCGTTTTATAATTGGCTTGTTCAGGATACTTTTAAGGGAAAAAACACGGTAATCTTAAATGGAGTTATCTAGTTGAACTAAATGGTTCATAGCAAATCGTGGCATTATCAATGCCAATCATTGATTTGCGTAGATGCTTCTAAATCGTTTGATCAGTTCTAGTGTGGGCAAATTTTTTATATCGCCGCTTAGGACATTTGTTCAAGTTTTCACTTAATTTACCTTTCGCAAACCAGGGGCTTCTCCTACGCAAATTACCGTAGGAAGTCCTTCCATAACGACAGATAGCAAAGCCAGGACAGGTTGGAGAGCGGATCTCTCATTGTTCACTTCTGGCTGTCTGTCACCTGTTCACTTACACTGCTGGAATTGTTCTATGGCTCAATTTTCGACTCCGTATTCTCGGCGCAAGTTTTTACTTACTACAGGTGCTGTTGCTGCCAGTTCTGTATTGCTCAAAGGATGTTTAGGAAATCCCCCTGAAGAAACTACGACAACTTCCAGCAATTCAACCAGTCCAGCAACTGTTAATTCTGGCACTGGTGAAACACCTGAAGTCACGAAGATCAAACTCGGTTTTATTCCGATCGTGGAAGCCGCTCCCATCATTATTGCTAAAGAAAAAGGGTTCTTCACGAAATATGGCATGACCGAAGTTGAGGTTTCCAAGCAAGCAAACTGGGCTTCTGCAAGGGATAACGTCGTTATTGGTTCTGCTAACGGTGGCATTGATGGTGGGCAATGGCAAATGCCCATGCCCCACATGATTACGGAAGGCATCATTACGAATGGCACGAAAGTGCCGATGTATGTCCTGGCGCAACTCATTACGCAAGGAAATGGTATTGCCATTTCGGGTAAAAATGCTGGCAAAGGGGTGAACCTGAAGATTGCTGATCCAGATTACATTAAGGCATTTGAGAAAACGGAAGGGCGTAAATTCAAGGCAGCCCACACTTTTCCCAACGCCAATCAGGATTTCTGGATTCGTTACTGGTTTGCTGCCAGTGGTATCGACCCAGACAAAGATATTGACTTGCTAGCGATTCCCTCAGCAGAAACAGTACAGGGGATGAAAACGGGGACAACGGATGCGTTTAGTACTGGTGACCCCTGGCCCTACCGGATCATTGCCGACAAAATCGGATACATGTCAGCGTTAACGCACCAGATGTGGAAGTTCCACCCAGAAGAGTATCTGGCCATTCGAGCCGATTGGGTAGACAAAAACCCTAAAGCAACAAAGGCAGTGCTGAAAGGCATTATGGAGGCACAGCAGTGGTGTGATGACCCGGCAAATCGGAAAGAACTGATCCAGATTTGTTCAGGTCGTAATTATTTCAATGTTCCAGTGAATATATTGACGCCTCCTTATGAAGGAAAGTATTCCCTGGGGGATGGTCAACCAGACGTGAATGATTTCAAAGCGGGACCTTTGTACTGGAAAGATGATATCGGGAGTGTGTCCTATCCCTACAAGAGTCATGATCTGTGGTTTTTAACTGAAACCATCCGCTGGAACTTCCACAAAGGAGCAATTAAGGACATCGACACGGCAAGGAAGTTGGTAGACAAAGTGAACCGTGAGGACCTGTGGCGGGAAGCTGCAAAAGAGGCTGGCTTTGCGGCGGCAGATATTCCCACTGCAACGTCCCGGGGTGTTGAAAAATTCTTTGATGGTGTGACGTTTGATCCAGAAAAGCCGGAAGCTTACCTGTCAAGTTTGAAAATCAAGCGGGTTTAGGTGGCGTAGATTAACCAAAAAAATGGTCAATTGTTGTACTTCTTGAATATTCAAAGGAATTTCGAATGGTTACCAATGCAAGAAACCGGACTGCGGGGACGAATTTGTTTGAGCCGATCCGATCGCTGTGGAAAAAGAATCGTGAGGATATTCTGCTACCTGTAATCGGAATTATTGGCTTTCTTTTCATCTGGCAGGTATTGTCGATGTCAGGGCTGACTAAGTTGCCGCCGCCCAGTTCGTTGCTAACTGATAAGAACACGCGCAACCTGTTGTTCTACCCCTTTATGGATCGGGGTGGGTTAGATAAAGGGTTGTTTTGGCAAACATGGGCGAGTTTGCAACGGGTGATAATCGGATATACTGCCGCAGCGATCGTGGGAATTGGTATGGGTATCCTGGTTGGCACCCAACCTAAAGTCAACAAAGCCCTCGATCCAATCTTTCAGTTTTTGCGAATGATTGCTCCGCTGGCATGGGTTCCAATTACCCTGATTGCATTACCCAATGTACAGGTGGCAGCAATTTTCGTTATCTTTATCACGTCAGTTTGGCCCATTTTGATTAACACCACTGTGGGTGTGCAGCAAATTCCTCAGGATTACAAAAATGTAGCGCGGGTATTGAAAATTTCACCGCGCAAGTACTTCCTCAAGATTTTGATTCCTTCTGCATTGCCCTATATTTTTACAGGTTTACGGATTGCGATCGGGTTAGCCTGGTTAGCGATTATTGCAGCTGAAATTGTGATGTCTGGGGTTGTAGGAATTGGGTTCTTTATTTGGGATGCCTATCAACAGAACTATGTTAGTGAAGTGATTTTGGCCGTGTTTTACATTGGTGCAGTGGGATTGCTGCTAGACAAGTTTATGGCTTGGTTGCAAGCAAGGATTTTGCCAGAAGAACAGCGTTAGTGGTGAGTGCTGAGATGTGTAAAGGGTAATTGATTATTAGCAATCTACCTGATCTTCACCCATCTCTGCACCGCTTCACGTTCGTTTCCTAGTCTCCATTTTCCCTTCCTAACCCCTATTCCCTATGAACACTTTTGTTACTGTTGAAAACCTTGAGAAAACCTTCACCTTAACCGGTGGCGATCGCTATGTTGCTTTGAAAGGAATTGATTTAGAAATCTGTCAGGGTGAATTCATTTCGCTGATTGGTCACTCTGGTTGCGGTAAGTCAACGCTGTTGAATATGATCGCTGGTTTAGATTTGCCAACCGAGGGTATGGTTATCCTGGATGGTGAAACTATCCGCCGCCCCGGACCTGACAAAATGGTGGTGTTTCAAAATTATTCACTGCTGCCCTGGTTAACGGTGCGAGAAAATATTGCGCTGGCAGTGGATGAGGTTCTGTCCCATGTCAGTGTAGAGGAACGCCGCAAAATAATTGAACACCACATTGATTTGGTGAATTTGCGGCATGCTGCGGATAAGCCGCCTGCCCAGTTATCGGGGGGAATGAAACAGCGCGTGGCGATCGCCCGTGCGCTGGCAATTCGTCCCAAGGTTCTATTGTTAGATGAACCGTTTGGAGCGCTGGATGCATTGACACGAGGCAACCTTCAGGAGCAACTGATGCGCATCTGCGAGGAAAGCCACATTACGGCTGTGATGGTGACCCATGATGTGGATGAAGCGTTGTTGTTGTCCGATCGGATTGTGATGTTGACCAATGGTCCTGAGTCTAAAATTGGTCAGATTTTGGAGGTGGATATTCCCCGTCCGCGCAAGCGGTTGGAAGTGGTGAATCATCCCAACTATTACAGTTACCGAAGTGAAATTATCTACTTCCTCAACCAGCAGAAACGGATCAAGCAACTGCGGGCACGTAAGAAAGGCGCGATCGCCCGTCATGGTCTAGAGAAGATCAATCTAGAAATTGGATTTGTTCCCCTGACTGCCTGTGCGCCACTGGCGATCGCCAAGGAGAAAGGCTTTTTTGCCCATCACGGTTTAGATGAAATTAACCTGGTGCGGGAGTCAAGCTGGCGTGGGATTCAGGATGGGATGGCGGGGGGCTATTTAGACGCTGCCCAAATGCCATCGGGAATGCCCATCTGGTTAACTCTGGGCGGTATGGACAACAAACCGTTGCCCGTCGTCAGTGCCCTGACGCTAACCCGCAACGGCAATGCCATTACCCTGGACAAACGCTTTTACGACCAGGGTATCCACACCCTGAACGACCTGAAGCGAATGCTCCTGGAAACACCGGACAATCGGCACACCTTTGGGATGGTGCATCCCGCTTCCATGCACAACCTGCTCCTGCGTTACTGGCTCGCTGCGGGTGGGATTGATCCCGATCGGGATGTTTCTCTTACCACCATTCCCCCTGCCCAGATGATTGCCAATCTCCAGGCGGGAAATATTGACGGCTACTGCGTCGGTGAACCCTGGAATGTGCGGGCAGCGGTAGAAAAGATCGGCTACACGATCGCCACCGATCTGGAAATCTTCCCCGGCCATCCTGGCAAAGTCCTGGGGGTACGAGAAGATTGGGCACTTGCCTATCCCAACACCCACATTGCCCTGGTCAAAGCCCTGCTAGAAGCTTGCCGCTATTGCATGGATGAAAATAACCAGGAAGAGATCCGCGAAATTCTTTCCCGGCGGGAGTACCTCAGCACGGGTTTAGAGTATATCCACCTGGGTGATCCTAATCCGCTGGTTTGCAGCATTCATCCCTCACCCAAGGAGTATGCCCATCACCTGTTCTACGGGCAGGGTGTAAACCGTCCCAGTCGGACTGAGCATCTGTGGATGATGACCCAGATGGGACGCTGGGGAAATACTCCCTTTCCGCGTAATTGGGTGGAAATTTTAGAACGGGTCTGTCGCGTCAACGTGTTTAGTATTGCAGCACGGGAATTGGGATTAAGCGACATCACCTACAGCCGAGGAGCGATTCAGCTATTTGATGGGGTCGCGTTTAATACAGAAGATCCGATCGCCTATCTGAATAGCCTCGAGATCAAACATGACATCTACATGGCTGAAGTTCATTTGTAGCAATGGGTAATTGGTAATTGGTGATTGCTTAGAATCCATTACCCATTCCCCATTCCCCATTGCCTATCACTCATCACTCATCATTCCTAAACCAATGCAAACCTTTAGCACGACATTCACCCAACCAACTCAATCCGATCAGGTTCTGGATCGGAATGCGTTTCTGGTTATTGATAATGTTTCTAAAATCTATCCCACCCCTACCGGGTCCTATACGGTTCTTGAAAACGTGAACCTGACTGTGCAGGAGGGAGAATTTATCTGTGTGATTGGTCACTCGGGTTGCGGTAAAACGACCCTGCTGAACATGGTGGGAGGCTTTTCTAAACCCAGCCTGGGAACCGTTACCCTGCATGGAAAAAGAATTACAGAACCCGGTCCAGACCGGATGGTGGTGTTTCAGGGCTATGCGTTGCTGCCCTGGTTGACTGCCTTTGAAAATGTTTATCTGGCGGTTGATTCGGTTCACCCCAATAAACCAACTGCGGAGAAAAATCGAATTGTTCGAGAACATCTGGCAATGGTGGGGTTGTCAGAAGCAGCAGACAAAAAGCCCCCTCAACTGTCTGGAGGGATGAAACAACGGGTGGCGATCGCCCGTGCCCTGTCCATTCGTCCTGAGGTACTGATTCTAGATGAACCCTTTGGCGCGCTCGATGCAATTACCAAAGAGGAACTCCAGGAAGAATTGTTGAAAATTTGGAATGATCATCGCTGCACCGTGTTGATGATCACCCATGACATTGATGAAGCGCTGTTTCTTGCCGATCGCCTGGTGTTGATGACCAATGGCCCCGCTGCCAACATTGGCGAAATTCTAACAATTCCTTTTCCACGTCCCCGCGATCGCACCCGGATTATGGAAGATCCAGAATTTTATAACCTGAGAAACTACGCCCTTGACTATCTCTACAATCGCTTTGCCCACGATGATGTGGAATGAATAGGTGGGAGGTGACAGGTGGGAGGTGGGAGGAAAAGGATAAAGGCTGGAGGATAAAGGATAAAAATTTAGCGGTTGGCGGCTGTCATTTGTCGTTTGTCCTCCCCCCCTTCCCCATCACCCCATCATTCCACCCCACTCACCTTTTTTCCTACCATCTACCACCTATCTCGCCGCAGGGGATGCCGTTTTTACATCAGGTTCCACTTTGGCTTTTGCTTCCTGAAACTCTTGCCCTAGTGCTTGCAACTCCTCATCTTCCATGCTTCCTCGAACGGCAGAGAAAATTTCTTCCTCTTCCTCCTGGACATGGTGCTGAACGGATTCAATCAAATGCATGAGCTTTGTTTTGAATTCCTCATCGTCCGATCCAAGCTGTTTCATTTCTTCCAGCAAGATTTTGGCTGCATTGTGCTCTTCTTCCGCTTCTTCGATTAGTTCTTCGGTTTCCTCATATTCCCGCATTGCAGGATAGAAAACTAATTCTTCAGCCCGAGCGTGCAAAGTCAACTCTTGATAAATCTGGCTGAAAAGTTCCTGAATTTTCTTGGCGCTTTTCTCTTTTTGAATTTTCTCAAACAGTTGTTCCACTTCCCCGTGGTCTATTTCAATCAGGGATAATATATCCCCCGTTTTTGCCTTAGCCATGGGTGCTCTCCTCGTTATCAAATCGCTTGATAAAGCTGATTAGCCTGATAAACAAAGGTTCACATCACCAATTTGTAAATTCATCATCCCTTTGACTGATACGCCCCGAAAGGAATTCCACCTGTAAATTTTTCGGTGATTGACCATCTCTGTAGGGGCAGGTTTGGTAGATAATTTCTGGATTTTAGTCAGTTCTTTGGCAAAACCTGCCCCTACGCTACCGGAAAACTTACAGCAAGAAAGAATTTAGCAGTCAGCAAAAGCTGATCGCTGACCGCTGATTGTTGACTGCTGATCGCTAACCCCATCGCAGTTCAAATAGAATTGCTTTATCTGAGCAAATCGAGATTTTGCTGCACCGTCTTCTGTATTTGCAACACCAACTGATTTACGACACCCGATCGATTTTTTTGATAGGCATCAAAGTGTTCCCGCAGATTAATTGGTTCTCCAACTTTGACGCGGGCTTTTCGATGCCCTTTTGGTGGTGGTTGGTCAATCTGAAATACTTCCCGTTCCAGGCGAGTGACGGTATCAAGAAATCGTTCTGGAGTTGGGTTAGCAGCAACATAGCCATCGTAAATTGCATCAAAGTTAAGCAAGCGAAACATTGCTTTCTCAACGGCTTCTACCGTCCAGATGCTCGGTTGCAAAGTTTCTGGGGGTTGGGCATCCTCAAATTTGTCATCCAACTCATTGCTGTCTCGGATGGCATACTGAATCCGGTAAACCCGCTCTCGCAAAAGTTCATTGGGAGAGGGGCGGATGCCTAAAAGTTGTTCACATTCCTGTAAAACGTGGGCTTTCAATGCAGTGATGCGATCGTTCCAGGACTGTTGGTTCGTTTCTGGTGTGTAAAGGTTATATTCCCGTTCGATGTTGCGCAAAACCTGCTCTGCGATCGTCCGTAATCGATCGTATTCGTTTCCGTCGGGAGCAATCTCCAACGCTTTCTCCAAACGGGTTAAAGCTCTTTGAATAATGGGATTGGTGTCCTCGGTGTAATGGTATTTGATGCTGACAGGAATGACATACAAATCGGGGATTGGCTCGCCTCGCTTGGCGAATCGGTTGAGGGCTTGAAATGCAATTTGTACACCCCCAACCCGAAATGGCATCACGGTGTCATTTTGAAAAGAACAGCCCCCCTCTGGAAAAATGACCAACCGCCCATTGGATTGACTTAACAGCTCCAGCGTTTGGGCAATACTGGCGCGATCGGCAATGGCACGACGGATGGAGTAGGTTCCCAATCGCTGCAAAAAGGCACCCAGAATCCCCTTAAAATTCTCGTAGGCTGCCAGGTAATAGAACGGTACTCCAAGTTTTCCTGAAAGCAGAAAGATAACGATCAGATCTTGAAAGGTGGGATGGTTGGGCAGCAGCAACAAACGCTGA from Kovacikia minuta CCNUW1 carries:
- a CDS encoding ATP-dependent DNA helicase, with product MIEVEVHQQLRAFLREQGKPYWSHHLTMARLVARALRLGRSALIQTDALSWYQGRYRLSYLVSILMWQGPVVLVATEAVQQRLLMVEIPQLRQWIQTPKPICTGDRFPNPEFQGLLLTTPDSWLSDRLGQQGRFPDNIPTILDGVDDLEIWTHRQLTAQIQSCDWDELMLACPTHTEAIRDARVQLTKTIFQRPPNPYECCLLEPYEHSILNTLFHDLHTSIPHPPSSYLPSAWKNFWQSLQSKNQLLWAEIVRRQGQFSLNCGPVEVASALNPIWSRQPVVLIGGALDLDTEALVYRQRMGLDDLTCLKFSSDRQDELIQLYLPDRLPMPNTPEFQQALIQEMHTLLRVSSSAQGLTVLLVGDVPLKAQVGSVLASEFGSRVQVERTCLDENGVLVTGWEYWRQHQSVLPAPQLLAIATLPIPSLENPLVAGRVAYYKHQRQDWFRLYLLPEALSELQRAIAPIRENQGIVALLDSRVIHRNYGHQVLAALNPLARLNYLDASLFSQPDYLL
- a CDS encoding DUF1815 family protein codes for the protein MFLRLAEQHRQFVQDLVMNLQALAIVLERQGYLASCYTCGGQMNSASFMVSLGDNHLIRFLVSDYGITWTEMRDDRELMKLEGAEAISQLQDLANLVKHQIKPAQQRPAIALESFR
- a CDS encoding CmpA/NrtA family ABC transporter substrate-binding protein; this encodes MAQFSTPYSRRKFLLTTGAVAASSVLLKGCLGNPPEETTTTSSNSTSPATVNSGTGETPEVTKIKLGFIPIVEAAPIIIAKEKGFFTKYGMTEVEVSKQANWASARDNVVIGSANGGIDGGQWQMPMPHMITEGIITNGTKVPMYVLAQLITQGNGIAISGKNAGKGVNLKIADPDYIKAFEKTEGRKFKAAHTFPNANQDFWIRYWFAASGIDPDKDIDLLAIPSAETVQGMKTGTTDAFSTGDPWPYRIIADKIGYMSALTHQMWKFHPEEYLAIRADWVDKNPKATKAVLKGIMEAQQWCDDPANRKELIQICSGRNYFNVPVNILTPPYEGKYSLGDGQPDVNDFKAGPLYWKDDIGSVSYPYKSHDLWFLTETIRWNFHKGAIKDIDTARKLVDKVNREDLWREAAKEAGFAAADIPTATSRGVEKFFDGVTFDPEKPEAYLSSLKIKRV
- a CDS encoding prephenate/arogenate dehydrogenase; amino-acid sequence: MEVRRMKIGIIGLGLIGGSLGLDLRSLGHQVFGVSRKAETCERAMERGAVDDAHTHFGLMQETDVVFVCTPLAVMKSTVTELVPHLFEETVVTDVGSVKGWVVEEIAPLWPNFVGGHPMAGTAESGIEASQRDLFKEAAYVLTPTEQTPLSAVQRVEEIIRPLGTRIYHCQPAEHDRAVAWISHLPVITSASLIAACLHETDPAVFELATALASSGFRDTSRVGGGNPELGVMMARYNKAALVRSLHSYQNVLAQLVEQIEQEDWASLETVLQQTQASRPEFLK
- a CDS encoding DUF2839 domain-containing protein, with the translated sequence MGESKRRKDALGEKYGQEARIFPWFPITKTQGEQFVKLTTRGAWVGIGFLVVYWIVIRFVGPAFGWWQVN
- a CDS encoding pentapeptide repeat-containing protein — encoded protein: MKAEELLKKYAAGDRNFPGVNLSEANLTGASLSNVNLTGANLSVANLSGANLNSANLTKAKLNVAKLSGANLSKSNLSEAILNVANLTLADLSGAELSQASFVRAELSRADLSGANLSQTNFSGADLKDAKLRATNLSNANLSRADLKWANLTAANLTGTNLHGADLSSTDFSGADLSNTELRQANLSRANLKGANLSQANLRWADLSGADLSGADLSGAKLSGANLTGANLSNSTLLETTLVHVDLTRANLIGVDWAGADLSGATLTGAKLHAAPRFGIKTEGIHCDWVDISPNGDQSNICRLTPEDYKTFFHETPPAVRLVVDAPLNQDAHYALALAFRQIVQHYRISFSPPNLQSSRRRTTLTFELESNDQLFLMSCVVVLPFQDGVEIQKRAIALIQMIQSEAIANHLQHFEPFQQLNATLSQISKRAQEFKLSQASLDILGKLKFFQSPTKTTLINSSNQTLNLYKHPLFGKKLTENLDPISSPVVLLHNQPEVSLSPGTVINFIQGFQ